The Salinibaculum sp. SYNS191 genome has a window encoding:
- a CDS encoding sensor histidine kinase — MHVSKRSLGEGYIVGTGVVLAVVLVGQLLRSEPGAALWSLAWSVPVVVLVGAAFWLQRLDLTSQQIWTVAECSSLGLGIGTLVLFGVEIGTPAAPLSTTGSVLLGTTLSTMAVAGAFAGVTCSVHQAKLDLRRQNAVLNRVLRHNLRNDMTVVMCMLDDIDAATDQAHEDTIDRAKEKIESLVRLTDKVRRASGPPTANRDPTEPVDLARLVERRVSELDDTYPDVTIETALPGEALAYVDHSFGLVVDNIVESARSTDAAPDLEIAVETGASTVSLCVEDRSRTIPQADLAAVAGGSETALEHGLGVELWLVEWLVDANNGDVTFDADGEVRRITVEVDRASDRWLQ, encoded by the coding sequence ATGCACGTATCCAAACGCAGCCTCGGTGAGGGCTACATCGTCGGAACGGGCGTCGTCCTGGCGGTCGTTCTGGTCGGGCAGCTCCTGCGCAGCGAGCCGGGAGCCGCGCTGTGGAGCCTCGCCTGGAGCGTCCCCGTCGTCGTCCTCGTCGGAGCCGCGTTCTGGTTGCAGCGGCTCGACCTGACCAGCCAGCAGATATGGACCGTCGCGGAGTGCAGTTCGCTCGGCCTCGGCATCGGGACGCTGGTCCTGTTCGGCGTCGAAATCGGCACGCCAGCGGCACCGCTGTCGACGACGGGGTCTGTGCTCCTGGGCACGACGCTGTCGACGATGGCCGTCGCCGGCGCGTTCGCGGGGGTCACCTGCAGCGTCCACCAGGCGAAGCTCGACCTCCGGCGGCAAAACGCCGTCCTGAACCGGGTGCTGCGGCACAACCTCCGCAACGACATGACCGTCGTCATGTGTATGCTGGACGACATCGACGCGGCGACGGACCAGGCCCACGAGGACACCATCGACCGGGCGAAAGAGAAGATAGAGTCACTCGTCAGGCTGACAGACAAGGTCAGGCGAGCCAGCGGCCCGCCGACGGCCAACCGAGACCCGACGGAGCCAGTGGACCTCGCCAGACTCGTCGAACGGCGAGTCTCCGAACTGGACGATACCTACCCCGACGTGACCATCGAGACGGCGCTACCCGGCGAGGCGCTGGCCTACGTCGACCACAGTTTCGGGCTCGTGGTCGACAACATCGTCGAGAGCGCGCGCTCGACTGACGCCGCGCCCGACCTGGAAATCGCCGTCGAAACCGGAGCCAGCACCGTCAGCCTGTGCGTCGAGGACCGCAGCCGGACGATTCCACAGGCAGACCTCGCCGCCGTCGCGGGCGGGTCCGAAACCGCGCTGGAACACGGCCTCGGGGTGGAACTCTGGCTGGTGGAGTGGCTCGTCGACGCCAACAACGGCGATGTGACCTTCGACGCCGACGGCGAGGTGCGACGCATCACTGTCGAGGTCGACCGCGCGTCCGACCGCTGGCTGCAGTGA